One region of Termitidicoccus mucosus genomic DNA includes:
- a CDS encoding TonB family protein: protein MLSLGALFASSAAFAAKTEAEAYVEAYKSSPADVPAPLTVVTPRAIVDANEEVRLTFTVNEMGRPTNIAVKSTTNKEIVDSVKDAVARWTFVPAVRDGARVATKVELPVRFMVASN, encoded by the coding sequence ATGCTCAGCCTGGGCGCCCTCTTCGCGTCGTCCGCCGCCTTCGCGGCGAAGACCGAGGCGGAAGCCTACGTGGAGGCCTACAAGAGCTCCCCCGCGGATGTCCCCGCGCCGCTCACGGTGGTCACTCCGCGGGCCATCGTGGACGCGAACGAAGAGGTCCGCCTCACGTTCACGGTCAACGAAATGGGCCGTCCCACGAACATCGCCGTGAAATCCACGACCAACAAGGAGATCGTCGATTCCGTGAAGGACGCGGTGGCCCGCTGGACATTCGTGCCCGCCGTCCGCGACGGCGCGCGAGTCGCCACGAAGGTGGAATTGCCCGTGCGCTTCATGGTCGCGAGCAACTAA
- a CDS encoding tetratricopeptide repeat protein: MPSMPRLRRLIAVLALAALAAPFLRADTTAPREDALKAIVADQNALFTKAEAQGDALDLDNFQSQLQQICRRYDALIAVHKNYAPAYVAYGMLLTKAGMRKEGVAHMFKANELDSRIPLVKNQLGNYYAEEGKPVEALVFFTAASDLEPKEPLYHYQIGNLLCEGAEDFLATGNWTRSKLDETMQDAFEQAMNLSPGDWRYAYRYGLSFYDLATPEWEAALQFWRDFEKKLSPGIEQQTCRLHQARVLVEMRRLDEARAALATVTASELVRQRVEIEKKLAGAAARATNPNIVVTSGTVGPPAEEKPPAEAAQPAPAAGATGTASSQP, encoded by the coding sequence ATGCCGTCCATGCCGCGCCTCCGCCGCCTCATCGCCGTCCTCGCTCTGGCCGCGCTCGCCGCCCCGTTTTTGCGCGCGGACACAACCGCGCCGCGCGAGGATGCGCTCAAGGCCATCGTCGCCGACCAGAACGCGCTTTTCACCAAGGCCGAGGCGCAGGGCGACGCGCTCGACCTCGACAATTTCCAGTCGCAGCTCCAGCAGATCTGCCGCCGCTACGACGCGCTCATCGCCGTCCATAAAAACTACGCCCCCGCCTACGTCGCCTACGGCATGCTCCTGACCAAGGCCGGCATGCGCAAGGAAGGCGTGGCGCACATGTTCAAGGCCAACGAACTCGACAGCCGCATCCCGCTCGTGAAAAACCAGCTCGGCAACTACTACGCCGAGGAAGGCAAGCCGGTCGAGGCGCTCGTGTTTTTCACCGCCGCGAGCGACCTCGAGCCGAAGGAACCGCTCTACCATTACCAGATCGGCAACCTGCTCTGCGAGGGCGCGGAGGATTTTCTGGCGACGGGCAACTGGACGCGTTCGAAGCTCGACGAGACGATGCAGGACGCGTTCGAACAGGCGATGAACCTCTCGCCCGGCGACTGGCGCTACGCCTACCGCTACGGCCTTTCGTTCTACGACCTCGCCACGCCCGAATGGGAAGCGGCGCTGCAATTCTGGCGGGATTTTGAAAAAAAACTTTCGCCCGGCATCGAGCAGCAAACCTGCCGCCTGCACCAGGCGCGCGTGCTCGTCGAGATGCGCCGCCTCGACGAAGCCCGCGCCGCGCTCGCCACCGTGACGGCGTCCGAGCTGGTGCGGCAGCGCGTCGAAATCGAAAAGAAACTCGCCGGTGCGGCTGCCCGCGCCACGAATCCCAACATCGTGGTGACCAGCGGCACCGTCGGCCCGCCCGCGGAAGAAAAACCGCCCGCCGAAGCCGCCCAGCCCGCGCCAGCCGCCGGTGCCACCGGAACCGCCTCATCGCAGCCGTGA
- a CDS encoding autotransporter outer membrane beta-barrel domain-containing protein, producing MDWASALDSLHLRMGDLRAENLASLDGGHAAAIKGGNASGNVWVRSRGYRLDASNRVSGMAFEQHGYGMTAGLDRAFATETGANLLGGFIDMGGVSRRFDNAGTGETRNAGVGAYATLLRADGWFLDAVGRADRYKNAFDARAANGRVTHAGYNVKGLGLSLEAGRRLQRADGWWLEPAAQASVLWLGRAAYDTRPTPGQRAIKVRVDDSETWQYRALLRFGRRLPGSRWHPYGKLAAVAVDSNGGGITAHGKTFTAGFDGKRVEFGLGAGYRVNDLSQLYIDYEYARAPSYERPWALSLGYRRLW from the coding sequence CTGGACTGGGCCAGCGCCCTCGACAGCCTCCACCTGCGCATGGGTGACCTCCGCGCCGAAAACCTCGCCTCCCTTGACGGCGGCCACGCCGCCGCCATAAAAGGAGGCAACGCCTCCGGCAACGTCTGGGTGCGCTCGCGCGGCTACCGCCTCGACGCCTCGAACCGCGTCTCCGGCATGGCCTTCGAGCAGCACGGCTACGGCATGACCGCCGGCCTCGACCGGGCCTTCGCGACCGAGACCGGCGCGAACCTCCTCGGCGGCTTCATCGACATGGGCGGGGTCAGCCGCAGGTTCGACAACGCCGGCACCGGCGAAACCCGCAATGCCGGCGTCGGCGCCTACGCCACGCTCCTGCGCGCGGACGGCTGGTTCCTCGACGCGGTCGGGCGCGCCGACCGGTATAAAAACGCGTTCGACGCCCGCGCCGCCAACGGGCGCGTGACGCACGCCGGCTACAACGTGAAAGGCCTGGGCCTGAGCCTGGAGGCGGGCCGCCGCCTCCAGCGCGCCGACGGCTGGTGGCTCGAGCCCGCCGCGCAGGCCTCCGTGCTCTGGCTGGGCCGCGCCGCCTACGACACCCGCCCCACCCCCGGCCAGCGCGCGATCAAGGTGCGCGTGGACGACTCCGAAACCTGGCAGTACCGCGCGCTCCTGCGCTTCGGCCGCCGGCTCCCCGGCAGCCGGTGGCATCCCTACGGCAAGCTTGCCGCCGTCGCGGTCGATTCCAATGGCGGCGGCATCACCGCCCACGGCAAGACGTTTACCGCCGGCTTCGACGGCAAGCGCGTCGAGTTCGGCCTGGGCGCTGGCTACCGCGTCAACGACCTCAGCCAGCTGTACATCGACTACGAATACGCACGCGCCCCCAGCTACGAGCGCCCCTGGGCACTCAGCCTCGGCTACCGCCGCCTCTGGTAA
- a CDS encoding SDR family NAD(P)-dependent oxidoreductase, whose amino-acid sequence MKSPPQTQVVIVTGASSGIGEATVRRLVRGGARAVLFARRAERLAALCREIDPAGKNTLAVAGDITADADRRRLVAETLARFGRIDALVNNAGYGQRGPLELVPVDAIRRNFETNVFSLVALTQLVAPVLRAQGGGRIVNIGSVAGRITRPMSATYDSTKFALEGITDGLRGELKPFGIRVILVRPGFIRTEFGDVARGVSADTLPQTGPYGPFAGAFASGARKLRRVAGEPDDIARLVDKALRAGYPKTHYNGPAHARFFLFLKWLLPVRMLDWALRMRRS is encoded by the coding sequence ATGAAAAGTCCGCCCCAAACCCAGGTCGTCATCGTCACGGGCGCGTCGTCCGGCATCGGCGAGGCGACCGTGCGGCGGCTCGTCCGCGGCGGGGCGCGCGCGGTGCTGTTCGCGCGCCGGGCGGAACGGCTTGCCGCGCTCTGCCGCGAAATCGATCCGGCGGGAAAAAACACGCTCGCGGTCGCGGGCGACATCACCGCGGACGCGGACCGCCGCCGCCTCGTCGCGGAAACCCTTGCCCGCTTCGGCCGCATCGACGCGCTCGTGAACAACGCCGGCTACGGCCAGCGCGGCCCGCTCGAACTCGTGCCGGTCGATGCCATCCGCCGCAATTTCGAAACCAACGTCTTCTCGCTCGTCGCCCTCACCCAGCTCGTCGCCCCCGTGCTGCGCGCGCAGGGCGGTGGCCGCATCGTCAATATCGGCTCGGTGGCGGGCCGCATCACCCGCCCCATGTCCGCGACCTACGACTCGACCAAGTTCGCGCTGGAGGGCATCACCGACGGCTTGCGCGGCGAGTTGAAGCCGTTCGGCATCCGCGTGATTCTCGTGCGCCCCGGGTTCATCCGCACGGAGTTTGGCGATGTCGCGCGCGGGGTGTCGGCGGACACGCTGCCGCAGACCGGCCCCTACGGGCCGTTCGCGGGCGCGTTTGCGTCCGGCGCCCGGAAACTGCGCCGCGTCGCCGGGGAGCCCGACGATATCGCGCGGCTGGTGGACAAGGCGCTGCGCGCCGGGTATCCAAAAACGCATTACAACGGGCCCGCGCACGCGCGTTTTTTTCTTTTCCTGAAGTGGCTGCTCCCGGTGCGCATGCTGGATTGGGCGCTGCGCATGCGGCGCTCCTGA
- the trxB gene encoding thioredoxin-disulfide reductase, whose translation MSNSVENVVIIGTGCAGLTAAIYTGRANLSPLVLEGTQPGGQLTTTSEVENFPGFPEGIDGFQLMDNLRQQAAKFDARFETAIVDSVDFASQPLRLFADGREILAKSVIIATGASPRMTGVPGEKELYGGKGVTACATCDGAFYRGMEVAVIGGGDSACEEALFLTRFASKVYLVHRRDTLRASKIMADRATSHPKIQMVWNSVPAEVLGVAEDAVSGLKVRDAQTGAESVLPVKGVFVAIGHEPNTAAFAGALAVDDNGYLKPAAGSQVRTHIPGVYVAGDCADHVYRQAITAAGMGCQAAIEVERWLAENDAR comes from the coding sequence ATGTCCAATTCCGTCGAAAACGTCGTCATCATCGGCACCGGCTGCGCCGGGCTCACCGCCGCCATTTACACCGGGCGCGCCAACCTCTCGCCGCTGGTCCTCGAGGGCACGCAGCCCGGCGGACAGCTCACCACCACGTCCGAGGTGGAAAACTTTCCGGGCTTTCCCGAGGGCATCGACGGCTTCCAGTTGATGGACAACCTCCGCCAGCAGGCGGCCAAATTCGACGCCCGTTTCGAGACCGCGATCGTCGATTCGGTCGATTTTGCCTCCCAGCCGCTCCGCCTGTTCGCGGACGGGCGCGAGATCCTGGCCAAGTCCGTCATCATCGCCACCGGCGCGTCGCCGCGCATGACCGGCGTGCCCGGGGAGAAGGAGCTTTACGGCGGCAAGGGCGTGACGGCCTGCGCCACGTGCGACGGGGCGTTTTACCGGGGCATGGAGGTCGCGGTCATCGGCGGCGGCGACAGCGCGTGCGAGGAGGCGCTTTTCCTGACGCGTTTCGCGAGCAAGGTTTACCTGGTGCACCGCCGCGACACGTTGCGCGCGTCGAAGATCATGGCCGACCGCGCCACCTCGCACCCGAAGATCCAGATGGTCTGGAACAGCGTGCCGGCCGAGGTGCTCGGCGTGGCCGAGGACGCGGTCAGCGGCCTGAAGGTGCGCGACGCGCAGACCGGCGCGGAGTCGGTGCTGCCGGTGAAGGGCGTCTTTGTCGCCATCGGCCACGAGCCCAACACCGCCGCGTTTGCCGGCGCGCTCGCGGTCGATGACAACGGCTACCTGAAGCCCGCCGCCGGTTCGCAGGTCCGCACGCACATCCCGGGCGTGTATGTGGCGGGCGATTGCGCCGACCATGTTTACCGCCAGGCGATCACGGCCGCCGGCATGGGCTGCCAGGCCGCCATCGAGGTGGAGCGCTGGCTGGCCGAAAACGACGCGCGCTGA
- a CDS encoding collagen-binding domain-containing protein: protein MDTVLMHSSSLFPAFVASLPLAVAITASPAEDAIVSFAQLTQNYNLVSLGDAAIRNYGDTEGGIAVGGNLTIDGGVIAALPSKFGQTDALPTLYVNGSLNYTGNGSLLRLQTGHASLPGFSPGADWNPVSRELASAGVTQLSQISSTSTHAAADPRSTALDPGWDFAAIKAQYQAISSTLASLAPTGAVSVTGQQLAFTAAPDAHGAIIFDLDASLLAGNFYDGQMFSGISIDVPEAAVFVINVLNADGRTLFGGGVNFNYDDSYSRLLWNIVGADDAAGQTVSFGNGGQFYGSILAPNYLVTNTGNTPISGQVVAGSFDYGNAELHFTDFGFPTGFDEPLPPVPEPATYGLAGAGALLGLAFWRRRAGRDRRL from the coding sequence GTGGATACTGTCCTTATGCATTCCAGCAGTCTTTTCCCGGCTTTCGTTGCCTCCCTCCCCCTTGCCGTCGCGATCACGGCGTCTCCCGCGGAAGACGCCATCGTGTCGTTTGCCCAGCTGACCCAAAACTACAACCTCGTCAGCCTCGGCGACGCCGCCATCCGCAACTACGGCGACACCGAGGGCGGCATCGCGGTCGGCGGAAACCTCACCATCGACGGGGGCGTGATCGCCGCGCTCCCGTCCAAATTCGGCCAGACCGACGCGCTGCCGACGCTGTATGTGAACGGCAGCCTCAACTACACCGGCAACGGCAGCCTGCTGCGCCTCCAGACCGGGCATGCGTCGCTGCCGGGCTTCAGTCCCGGCGCGGACTGGAATCCCGTCAGCCGGGAACTCGCGTCCGCCGGCGTGACGCAGCTCTCGCAAATCAGCTCGACCTCCACGCACGCCGCCGCCGATCCGCGCTCGACCGCGCTCGACCCGGGCTGGGACTTCGCGGCGATAAAGGCGCAATACCAGGCGATTTCCTCGACCCTCGCCTCGCTCGCGCCGACCGGCGCCGTCTCGGTGACCGGCCAGCAGCTTGCGTTCACCGCCGCGCCGGACGCGCACGGCGCGATTATATTCGACCTCGATGCCTCGCTGCTCGCCGGGAATTTCTACGACGGGCAGATGTTTTCCGGCATCTCCATCGACGTGCCCGAGGCGGCGGTGTTTGTCATCAACGTCCTCAACGCCGACGGGCGCACGCTCTTCGGCGGCGGGGTCAATTTCAACTACGACGACAGCTACTCCCGCCTGCTCTGGAACATTGTCGGCGCGGACGACGCAGCCGGCCAGACGGTGTCCTTCGGCAACGGCGGCCAGTTCTACGGCAGCATTCTCGCGCCGAATTACCTGGTGACCAACACCGGCAACACGCCCATCAGCGGGCAGGTCGTGGCGGGCTCCTTCGACTACGGAAACGCGGAGCTGCATTTCACGGATTTCGGCTTTCCCACCGGTTTCGACGAGCCGCTGCCGCCGGTGCCCGAGCCCGCGACTTACGGGCTGGCGGGCGCGGGCGCATTGCTCGGCCTCGCGTTCTGGCGCAGGCGCGCGGGGCGCGACAGGAGATTATAA